The proteins below come from a single Deinococcus depolymerans genomic window:
- a CDS encoding VOC family protein, translating to MTTSVLPASTHVGAVHLNVRDLDGTAAFYATLLGLSATTRTDSVTLAAHGTPLLHLHAAPDLPRAPVSRPGLYHTAFLLPTRADLGRWLAHAARLGHRIGSGDHLVSEAFYLNDPEGNGIEVYADRPRDTWTWRGGQVQMDTKAVDAAAVLGAAGIDPDGLDGASPFTAPPYTAPQGTTVGHVHLKVGSAGEAARWYAHTLGLDIVADLGSAAFLSWGGYHHHVGLNEWHSAGQPAPTAPAAGLAGVTFHTPDLGALRAHLAGRSDVQDAGDHLTLRDPWGNRVTVTRH from the coding sequence ATGACCACCTCCGTCCTGCCCGCCAGCACCCACGTCGGCGCCGTCCACCTGAACGTCCGCGACCTGGACGGCACCGCCGCGTTCTACGCCACCCTCCTGGGCCTCAGCGCCACCACCCGGACCGACAGCGTCACCCTGGCCGCCCACGGCACGCCGCTCCTGCACCTGCACGCTGCGCCGGACCTGCCCCGCGCGCCCGTCAGCCGACCCGGCCTGTACCACACCGCCTTCCTGCTCCCCACCCGCGCCGACCTCGGCCGCTGGCTGGCGCACGCCGCGCGGCTGGGCCACCGCATCGGCAGCGGCGACCACCTCGTCAGCGAGGCCTTCTACCTGAACGACCCCGAAGGGAACGGCATCGAGGTCTACGCCGACCGCCCCCGCGACACCTGGACATGGCGCGGCGGGCAGGTGCAGATGGACACGAAAGCCGTGGACGCGGCCGCCGTCCTCGGGGCCGCCGGGATCGACCCCGATGGCCTGGACGGTGCGTCGCCCTTCACCGCGCCGCCCTACACTGCGCCGCAGGGCACGACCGTCGGGCACGTCCACCTGAAGGTCGGCAGCGCCGGGGAGGCCGCCCGCTGGTACGCGCACACCCTGGGCCTGGACATCGTCGCGGACCTGGGCAGCGCCGCGTTCCTCTCGTGGGGCGGCTACCACCACCACGTCGGCCTGAACGAATGGCACAGCGCCGGGCAGCCCGCCCCCACCGCGCCGGCCGCCGGACTGGCCGGCGTGACCTTCCACACCCCCGACCTGGGCGCCCTGCGCGCCCACCTCGCGGGCCGCTCGGACGTGCAGGACGCGGGCGACCACCTGACCCTGCGTGACCCCTGGGGCAACCGCGTGACCGTCACCCGGCACTGA
- a CDS encoding fructosamine kinase family protein yields MTLLELPVRPLAPLLEMHLGAGIRAAQRLHGGDISDTFRLDTTRGPFVLKTSRQNADCRLPDGFYAAEAHGLSLLRSAPLVTPEIIAHGSGPAGQPYLLLSWLPPGDDTPATQDALGRGLAALHARPVPGFGGLPDNYFASLPQRNPPAASAAGFFWAARLEPLLTRERRHLTPRDRAGFDTLRGRLPALIPPGPPALVHGDLWHGNVRYTPRGPALIDPAVRYSHREVDVAALRLFGGVPRRVFQAYHEAFPLADGWEARAALWNLYPLLAHLLMFGEGYLGRTREALHAALDLR; encoded by the coding sequence ATGACGCTCCTCGAACTGCCCGTGCGGCCCCTGGCCCCCCTGCTGGAGATGCACCTGGGCGCGGGCATCCGCGCGGCGCAGCGGCTGCATGGCGGGGACATCAGCGACACCTTCCGGCTGGACACCACGCGCGGCCCCTTCGTGCTGAAGACCTCGCGGCAGAACGCGGACTGCCGCCTGCCGGACGGGTTCTACGCCGCCGAGGCGCACGGCCTGAGCCTGCTGCGTTCCGCGCCGCTGGTCACCCCGGAAATCATCGCGCATGGCAGCGGTCCCGCCGGGCAACCGTACCTGCTGCTGTCCTGGCTGCCGCCCGGCGACGACACGCCCGCCACGCAGGACGCCCTGGGGCGGGGACTGGCGGCGCTGCACGCCCGTCCTGTGCCGGGGTTCGGGGGCCTGCCGGACAATTATTTCGCGTCCCTGCCGCAGCGCAACCCGCCCGCGGCGAGTGCCGCCGGGTTCTTCTGGGCGGCGCGGCTGGAACCGCTCCTGACCCGTGAGCGGCGGCACCTGACGCCCCGCGACCGCGCGGGCTTCGACACGCTGCGGGGGCGCCTGCCGGCCCTGATCCCGCCCGGGCCGCCCGCGCTGGTGCACGGGGACCTGTGGCACGGGAACGTGCGTTACACGCCGCGCGGCCCGGCCCTGATCGACCCGGCGGTGCGGTACAGCCACCGCGAGGTGGACGTGGCGGCCCTGCGGCTGTTCGGCGGGGTGCCGCGCCGGGTGTTCCAGGCGTACCACGAGGCGTTCCCGCTGGCGGACGGCTGGGAGGCCCGCGCGGCGCTGTGGAACCTGTACCCGCTGCTGGCGCACCTGCTGATGTTCGGCGAGGGATACCTGGGCCGCACGCGGGAGGCGTTGCACGCGGCCCTCGACCTCCGTTAG
- a CDS encoding ribose-phosphate pyrophosphokinase, which yields MSVPHRAPSEPLQSRRSPLLVFAGQSNRRLAQSICDHLGVPLGRSKTEKFTNDNLIVHYEESLREGDVFIVQTFSTPVSDAIMELMLMIDAAKSASAGRVTAVIPYYSYARSDKKDSPRISIAGRLVADLLQEAGADRILTMTLHAPQVHGFFKVPVDHLSADLVLSQHFKKCVPDAHNGVVLAPDAGSIKRASQIARRLDSGLAMIDKERISDTEVRPRALIGDVDGKTVFIVDDEISTAGSLVETVNIARSMGAKDVYVAVTHGVYTGPAIQRIAGLDVTQVASTNTVHVSEEKIEAANGKLAVLDVAPLFADAITNIHTGASVSTLFT from the coding sequence TTGTCCGTTCCCCACCGCGCCCCGTCCGAACCGCTTCAGAGTCGCCGTTCCCCCCTGCTGGTCTTCGCCGGTCAGAGCAACCGCCGCCTGGCCCAGTCCATCTGCGACCACCTGGGCGTGCCGCTGGGACGCAGCAAGACCGAGAAGTTCACGAACGACAACCTCATCGTGCACTACGAGGAGTCCCTGCGCGAAGGGGACGTGTTCATCGTGCAGACCTTCAGCACGCCCGTCAGTGACGCCATCATGGAACTGATGCTGATGATCGACGCCGCCAAGAGCGCCAGCGCCGGGCGCGTCACCGCCGTGATCCCGTACTACTCGTACGCGCGCAGCGACAAGAAGGACAGCCCCCGCATCTCCATCGCCGGGCGCCTCGTCGCGGACCTGCTGCAGGAGGCGGGCGCGGACCGCATCCTGACCATGACGCTGCACGCCCCGCAGGTCCACGGCTTCTTCAAGGTGCCGGTCGATCACCTCTCGGCGGACCTGGTGCTCAGCCAGCACTTCAAGAAGTGCGTGCCGGACGCGCACAACGGCGTGGTCCTCGCGCCGGATGCCGGCAGCATCAAGCGCGCCAGTCAGATCGCGCGCCGCCTCGACAGCGGCCTGGCCATGATCGACAAGGAACGCATCTCGGACACCGAGGTCCGCCCGCGCGCCCTGATCGGTGACGTGGACGGCAAGACCGTGTTCATCGTCGACGACGAGATCAGCACCGCCGGTTCGCTGGTGGAGACCGTGAACATCGCCCGCAGCATGGGCGCCAAGGACGTGTACGTGGCCGTCACGCACGGCGTGTACACCGGTCCGGCCATCCAGCGCATCGCGGGGCTGGACGTCACGCAGGTCGCCAGCACGAACACCGTGCATGTCAGCGAGGAGAAGATCGAGGCCGCCAACGGCAAGCTGGCCGTGCTGGACGTCGCTCCGCTGTTCGCGGACGCCATCACGAACATCCACACCGGCGCGAGCGTCAGCACCCTGTTCACCTGA
- a CDS encoding NAD(P)/FAD-dependent oxidoreductase: MTAPPAGPPPALDAVVIGAGPNGLSAAVTLARAGLRVQVIEAHDRVGGGLSSAPLTLPGFVHDFGSAIHPLAAASPAFRQWPLHAFGLDWVHPDAPVAHPLPGGRSVTLERDLHATADALGRDGPAWVRLMAPLLADWEGLLDDILRPLPRVPSHPLTLARFGLRGLPPAALLGDTLFRTPEARALWAGLAAHSTLPLGTPGTSAMTLVLALLGHAVGWPFPRGGAQALADALRAYLEYLGGTVVTGVTVADARDLPPARVTLVDSSPAVLLGILGDRAPARYRAALEGYRYGPGIQKFDYALSGPMPWQDPRVARAATVHIGGHAADIAAAEAAAQTRLHPRPYVLAAQHTLFDPSRAPAGRHTFWAYAHVPNGRDQDVRAQIEAQIDRFAPGWEGLILARTRTTAPQLQAFSPVFHGGDVNGGRGDLRGLLARPVPTPTPYRTPVKGVYLCSSATPPGGGIHGMAGHHAALAALKDEFRLQVER, from the coding sequence ATGACTGCTCCCCCCGCAGGACCGCCCCCCGCGCTGGACGCCGTCGTGATCGGGGCCGGACCGAACGGCCTGTCGGCGGCCGTGACCCTGGCCCGCGCGGGCCTGCGCGTGCAGGTGATCGAGGCGCACGACCGGGTCGGGGGCGGCCTGAGCAGCGCGCCCCTGACCCTGCCCGGCTTCGTGCATGACTTCGGGTCGGCCATTCACCCGCTGGCCGCCGCGAGCCCCGCGTTCCGGCAGTGGCCGCTGCATGCCTTCGGGCTGGACTGGGTTCACCCGGACGCCCCCGTGGCGCACCCGCTGCCGGGTGGGCGCAGCGTGACGCTGGAACGCGACCTGCACGCCACCGCCGACGCCCTGGGCCGCGACGGCCCGGCCTGGGTGCGCCTGATGGCCCCGCTGCTGGCCGACTGGGAGGGCCTGCTGGACGACATCCTGCGCCCGCTGCCGCGCGTGCCCTCGCACCCGCTGACCCTGGCCCGCTTCGGGCTGCGGGGCCTGCCGCCCGCCGCGCTGCTGGGAGACACCCTGTTCCGCACGCCCGAGGCCCGCGCGCTGTGGGCCGGACTGGCCGCGCACAGCACCCTGCCGCTGGGCACGCCCGGCACGTCCGCCATGACGCTGGTGCTGGCGCTGCTGGGCCACGCGGTCGGCTGGCCATTCCCGCGCGGGGGCGCGCAGGCCCTGGCGGACGCGCTACGCGCCTACCTGGAGTACCTGGGAGGCACGGTCGTGACCGGCGTGACCGTCGCGGACGCCCGCGACCTCCCGCCCGCCCGCGTGACCCTGGTGGACAGCAGCCCCGCCGTGCTGCTGGGCATCCTCGGCGACCGCGCCCCCGCCCGCTACCGCGCCGCGCTGGAAGGCTACCGCTACGGTCCGGGCATCCAGAAGTTCGATTACGCCCTGTCCGGCCCGATGCCCTGGCAGGACCCGCGCGTGGCCCGCGCCGCCACCGTGCACATCGGCGGGCACGCGGCCGACATCGCCGCCGCCGAGGCCGCCGCGCAGACCCGCCTGCACCCGCGCCCGTACGTGCTGGCCGCGCAGCACACCCTGTTCGACCCCAGCCGCGCCCCCGCCGGGAGGCACACCTTCTGGGCATACGCGCACGTCCCGAACGGCCGCGACCAGGACGTCAGGGCGCAGATCGAGGCGCAGATCGACCGCTTCGCGCCCGGCTGGGAGGGGCTGATCCTGGCCCGCACCCGCACGACCGCCCCGCAACTCCAGGCGTTCAGTCCGGTCTTCCACGGCGGGGACGTGAACGGCGGGCGCGGCGACCTGCGCGGCCTGCTGGCCCGCCCGGTGCCCACGCCCACCCCTTACCGCACGCCGGTGAAAGGGGTGTACCTGTGCTCCAGCGCCACGCCGCCCGGCGGCGGCATTCACGGCATGGCCGGACACCACGCGGCGCTGGCCGCCCTGAAAGACGAGTTCAGGTTGCAGGTCGAACGTTGA
- the dnaJ gene encoding molecular chaperone DnaJ: MDYYELLGVARTASADEIKSAYRKLALKYHPDRNKEEGAAEKFTQINEAYAVLSDAEKRAHFDRYGSAPGAGMPGGDPFGGMGGAGFDPMDIFEQLFGGAVGGRGGRRGPARGDDLETEAHVTLAQARAGEEIQVSVDRLTACDHCHGTKTEPGGKPPKTCPTCGGAGAVRAQARTIFGVVETQQACPTCRGEGQTVQDPCTVCKGRGRTLKSEKVSVKLPRGIDEGYRIRVSGMGNEGPGGNGDLYVHIEMEKHPELRREQEHLIHTAKIGFAKAALGGQVTVPTLDGPQVVEVKAGTQHGELHRLRGQGMPRLQGSGTGDLIVEYDVIVPKPGQLTPEAREALHAYARAVGDEVNERHEGLLGKVGKIFRGE, translated from the coding sequence ATGGACTACTACGAACTGCTGGGCGTGGCCCGTACGGCAAGTGCCGATGAAATCAAATCCGCTTACCGCAAACTGGCGTTGAAGTACCACCCGGACCGCAACAAGGAAGAGGGCGCGGCCGAGAAGTTCACGCAGATCAACGAGGCGTACGCGGTTCTCAGTGACGCCGAGAAACGCGCGCACTTCGACCGGTACGGCAGCGCGCCGGGCGCGGGGATGCCGGGCGGCGATCCGTTCGGCGGGATGGGCGGCGCGGGCTTCGACCCGATGGACATCTTCGAGCAGCTGTTCGGCGGCGCGGTGGGCGGCCGGGGTGGCCGCCGTGGCCCGGCGCGCGGGGACGACCTGGAAACCGAGGCGCACGTGACGCTGGCCCAGGCCCGCGCGGGCGAGGAGATTCAGGTCAGCGTGGACCGCCTGACCGCCTGCGATCACTGCCACGGCACGAAAACCGAGCCGGGCGGGAAACCCCCGAAGACCTGCCCCACCTGCGGCGGTGCGGGCGCGGTGCGGGCGCAGGCGCGCACGATCTTCGGCGTGGTTGAGACGCAGCAGGCCTGCCCCACCTGCCGGGGCGAGGGTCAGACCGTTCAGGATCCCTGCACGGTCTGCAAGGGCCGGGGCCGCACCCTGAAGAGCGAGAAGGTCAGCGTGAAGCTCCCCAGGGGGATCGACGAGGGTTACCGCATCCGCGTGAGCGGCATGGGCAACGAGGGTCCGGGCGGGAACGGCGACCTGTACGTGCACATCGAGATGGAGAAACACCCGGAGTTGCGCCGCGAGCAGGAGCACCTGATCCACACGGCGAAGATCGGGTTCGCGAAGGCCGCGCTGGGCGGGCAGGTCACGGTCCCCACCCTGGACGGCCCGCAGGTGGTCGAGGTGAAGGCCGGCACGCAGCACGGCGAACTGCACCGCCTGCGCGGTCAGGGCATGCCGCGCCTCCAGGGGTCCGGCACGGGTGACCTGATCGTCGAGTACGACGTCATCGTGCCGAAACCCGGCCAGCTGACGCCCGAGGCGCGCGAGGCCCTGCACGCCTACGCGCGCGCGGTCGGGGACGAGGTGAACGAGCGGCACGAGGGCCTGCTCGGCAAGGTCGGGAAGATCTTCCGGGGAGAGTAG
- the trpS gene encoding tryptophan--tRNA ligase has product MKTADGVGERPRVLTGDRPTGRLHLGHLAGSLRSRVALQDSHEVFVLVADVQGLTDHFDRPEVLRRNVPEVMLDYLGAGLDPARVTFVRQSGVPELTELTVYLLNLVTVSKLRQNPTVKTEIAQKGFGEAVPAGFFIYPAAQVADITAFGAQVVPVGEDQLPMLELTREVVRRFNGLYGPAADGTDVLVEPQALLSASPRLPGLDGQAKMGKSLGNAAYLSDPPDELREKVMGMFTDPAHLRASDPGQVEGNPVFAYLDAFDPDPARVQALKDHYRAGGLGDVTVKRHLLDVLDAELTPIRERRAAYAQDPQAVMTLLREGTQRGREVAAHTLAQVRAALHLAE; this is encoded by the coding sequence ATGAAGACAGCAGATGGAGTAGGGGAGAGGCCGCGCGTGCTGACCGGGGATCGCCCGACGGGTCGGCTGCACCTGGGGCACCTGGCGGGGTCGCTGCGGTCGCGGGTGGCGCTTCAGGACTCGCATGAGGTGTTCGTGCTGGTCGCGGACGTGCAGGGCCTGACGGATCACTTCGATAGACCGGAGGTGCTGCGCCGCAACGTCCCGGAGGTGATGCTGGATTACCTGGGCGCGGGGCTGGACCCGGCGCGGGTGACGTTCGTGCGGCAGTCGGGCGTGCCGGAACTGACCGAACTGACCGTGTACCTGCTGAACCTCGTGACCGTGTCGAAGCTGCGGCAGAACCCGACCGTGAAGACCGAGATCGCGCAGAAGGGCTTCGGCGAGGCGGTCCCGGCGGGGTTCTTCATCTACCCGGCGGCGCAGGTGGCGGACATCACGGCGTTCGGCGCGCAGGTCGTGCCGGTGGGCGAGGATCAGTTGCCCATGCTGGAACTGACGCGCGAGGTGGTGCGGCGCTTCAACGGACTGTACGGGCCAGCCGCCGACGGGACGGACGTGCTGGTGGAGCCGCAGGCGCTGCTCTCGGCGTCGCCGCGCCTGCCGGGTCTGGACGGGCAGGCAAAGATGGGCAAGAGCCTCGGCAACGCCGCGTACCTGAGCGACCCGCCCGACGAACTGCGGGAAAAGGTGATGGGCATGTTCACGGACCCGGCGCACCTGCGCGCCAGTGACCCCGGACAGGTGGAGGGGAACCCGGTCTTCGCGTACCTGGACGCCTTCGACCCGGACCCGGCGCGCGTGCAGGCCCTGAAGGACCACTACCGCGCCGGGGGCCTGGGCGACGTGACCGTCAAACGGCACCTGCTGGACGTGCTGGACGCCGAACTGACCCCCATCCGCGAACGCCGCGCCGCGTACGCGCAGGACCCGCAGGCGGTCATGACGTTGCTGCGCGAGGGAACGCAGCGGGGCCGCGAGGTCGCCGCGCACACGCTGGCGCAGGTGCGGGCCGCGCTGCACCTGGCGGAGTAG
- the tdh gene encoding L-threonine 3-dehydrogenase — MRALSKLHAQPGIWMTEEPVPTPGPNDLLIRVRKGSICGTDVHIYKWDEWAQKTIPVPMVVGHEYVGTVAAIGSEVRGFQIGDRVSGEGHVTCGHCRNCRAGRRHLCRNTLGVGVNRPGSFAEYLVLPAFNAFKLPDDIPDDIAAIFDPFGNAVHTALSFDLVGEDVLITGAGPIGVMAAAVARHVGARNVVITDINDYRLDLARRMGVTRAVNVAHEDLRAVMTELGMTEGFDVGLEMSGSGPAFAQMVDVMNNGGKIALLGIPAGRVDIDWNGVIFKMLTIKGIYGREMFETWYKMAALIQSGLDLSPIITHHYPIQDYQQGFDAMLGGQSGKVILNWE; from the coding sequence ATGCGCGCCCTGAGCAAACTGCACGCCCAGCCGGGCATCTGGATGACCGAGGAACCCGTTCCCACCCCCGGCCCGAACGACCTGCTGATCCGCGTGCGCAAGGGCAGCATCTGCGGCACGGACGTCCACATCTACAAGTGGGACGAGTGGGCGCAGAAGACCATCCCGGTCCCCATGGTCGTGGGACACGAGTACGTCGGGACGGTCGCCGCCATCGGCAGCGAGGTCCGCGGGTTCCAGATCGGGGACCGCGTCAGTGGCGAGGGGCACGTCACCTGCGGCCACTGCCGCAACTGCCGCGCCGGCCGCCGCCACCTGTGCCGCAACACCCTGGGCGTCGGCGTGAACCGCCCCGGCTCCTTCGCGGAGTACCTCGTGCTGCCCGCCTTCAACGCCTTCAAACTCCCGGACGACATTCCCGATGACATCGCCGCGATCTTCGACCCGTTCGGGAACGCCGTGCACACCGCCCTGAGCTTCGACCTGGTGGGCGAGGACGTCCTGATCACGGGCGCCGGACCCATCGGCGTGATGGCCGCCGCCGTCGCCCGGCATGTCGGGGCGCGCAACGTCGTCATCACCGACATCAACGACTACCGCCTGGATCTCGCCCGCCGGATGGGCGTCACCCGCGCCGTGAATGTCGCCCACGAGGACCTGCGCGCCGTCATGACGGAACTCGGCATGACCGAGGGCTTCGACGTCGGCCTGGAGATGAGCGGGTCGGGCCCCGCGTTCGCGCAGATGGTGGACGTCATGAACAACGGCGGCAAGATCGCCCTGCTCGGTATCCCCGCTGGCCGCGTCGACATCGACTGGAACGGCGTCATCTTCAAGATGCTGACCATCAAGGGCATCTACGGCCGCGAGATGTTCGAAACCTGGTACAAGATGGCGGCCCTCATCCAGTCCGGCCTGGACCTGAGCCCCATCATCACCCACCACTACCCCATTCAGGACTACCAGCAGGGCTTCGACGCCATGCTCGGCGGCCAGAGCGGCAAGGTCATCCTGAACTGGGAGTAA
- a CDS encoding uracil-DNA glycosylase — translation MTDPAPQQFKSASSGRLVVPGWMNLVPGHADAVEIQLDVAKGDLGRTQASLLIEYWATPDDLTLQSVLPVRAFTAAPESWCAFVPARGRVLVRAIDPQPNPPVLASHWINVDPATPAGTTVNVTVNFPAQVTPIQSLMNPN, via the coding sequence ATGACTGATCCCGCCCCGCAGCAGTTCAAGAGTGCCAGCAGTGGTCGCCTGGTCGTGCCGGGCTGGATGAACCTCGTCCCCGGACACGCGGACGCCGTGGAGATCCAGCTGGACGTCGCGAAGGGCGACCTGGGCCGCACGCAGGCCAGCCTGCTGATCGAGTACTGGGCCACCCCAGACGACCTGACCCTGCAGAGCGTGCTGCCCGTGCGGGCGTTCACGGCCGCGCCGGAAAGCTGGTGCGCGTTCGTGCCCGCGAGGGGGCGGGTTCTGGTGCGCGCCATCGACCCGCAGCCGAACCCGCCGGTCCTGGCGAGCCACTGGATCAACGTGGACCCCGCCACGCCCGCCGGGACGACCGTGAACGTGACCGTGAACTTCCCCGCGCAGGTGACGCCCATCCAGTCCCTGATGAATCCCAACTGA
- the mqnB gene encoding futalosine hydrolase translates to MTHPDAHPAPNPPAALIVVATPGEAAHLSGLTDTYRQRLRVQVTVSGVGPVAAALATQRALLAAPYALAISAGIGGAYPASGLAPGDLAVSSRIIQADLGAWDDGQFLNFTALGLSALPPAPEGAGPPADPAVTAGDFPAWVRAAQVAARAGARLGPLLTLGSVTGDHRAARHLEARHPGALTEGMEGAGVAHAALLAGVPSLEVRGVSNPVGPRDRAAWRIPQALAATRRGVEAALLTLLD, encoded by the coding sequence ATGACCCACCCCGATGCCCATCCCGCTCCCAACCCACCGGCCGCGCTGATCGTGGTCGCGACGCCCGGCGAGGCCGCGCACCTGAGCGGCCTGACCGACACGTACCGTCAGAGGCTGCGCGTGCAGGTCACGGTGAGCGGCGTGGGGCCGGTCGCGGCGGCCCTCGCCACGCAACGTGCCCTGCTGGCCGCCCCGTACGCCCTGGCGATCAGCGCCGGGATCGGCGGCGCGTACCCCGCCTCGGGCCTCGCGCCGGGCGACCTGGCGGTGTCCAGCCGCATCATCCAGGCGGACCTGGGCGCCTGGGACGACGGGCAGTTCCTGAACTTCACGGCGCTGGGCCTGTCCGCCCTGCCCCCCGCGCCCGAGGGGGCCGGTCCTCCTGCCGACCCGGCCGTGACTGCCGGGGACTTCCCCGCCTGGGTGCGGGCCGCGCAGGTCGCGGCGCGCGCCGGGGCGCGGCTGGGACCGCTGCTGACGCTGGGCAGCGTCACGGGCGATCACCGGGCCGCGCGGCACCTGGAAGCCCGACACCCCGGCGCCCTCACCGAGGGCATGGAGGGGGCCGGGGTGGCGCACGCCGCGCTGCTCGCGGGCGTTCCCAGCCTGGAGGTGCGCGGCGTGAGCAACCCCGTCGGTCCCCGCGACCGCGCCGCGTGGCGCATCCCGCAGGCCCTCGCCGCCACCCGCCGGGGCGTGGAGGCCGCCCTGCTGACCCTGCTGGACTGA
- a CDS encoding SDR family oxidoreductase, translating to MTLFRLDGRRALVTGGSKGIGLAAAHDLIRMGAHVTVAARGEDALKRAADAIGARWVVADVSTPEGVQAAVAAAGDVDILVSNAGGPAAGLPSGVSEDAWAQGFQTTFMSTVRLANATVPAMRARGWGRVIAVTSLTVGRPSPTLPVSNALRAGVTNYLRTLALEVAADGVTCNTVAPGYTATERLRQLHADPQDAKKLAARIPARRFGEPNEVAAAVAFLASKEAAYMTGQELLVDGGWSI from the coding sequence ATGACGCTGTTTCGACTGGACGGCAGGCGCGCGCTGGTGACGGGTGGCAGTAAGGGCATCGGGCTGGCGGCGGCGCACGACCTGATCCGCATGGGGGCGCACGTGACGGTCGCGGCGCGCGGCGAGGACGCCCTGAAACGCGCCGCCGACGCGATCGGGGCGCGCTGGGTGGTCGCGGATGTCAGCACCCCGGAGGGCGTGCAGGCGGCCGTGGCGGCGGCCGGTGACGTGGACATCCTGGTCAGCAACGCGGGCGGCCCGGCGGCCGGACTGCCCAGCGGCGTCAGCGAGGACGCCTGGGCGCAGGGCTTCCAGACGACCTTCATGAGTACCGTGCGGCTGGCGAACGCGACCGTGCCGGCCATGCGTGCGCGCGGGTGGGGGCGGGTGATCGCCGTCACCAGCCTGACGGTGGGCCGGCCCTCCCCCACCCTGCCGGTCAGCAACGCGTTGCGGGCCGGGGTGACCAACTACCTGCGGACCCTGGCGCTGGAGGTCGCGGCCGACGGCGTGACCTGCAACACGGTCGCGCCCGGCTACACCGCCACCGAGCGCCTGCGGCAGCTGCACGCCGACCCGCAGGACGCGAAGAAGCTCGCGGCGCGCATCCCGGCCCGGCGCTTCGGGGAGCCGAACGAGGTCGCGGCGGCCGTGGCGTTCCTGGCCTCAAAGGAAGCCGCGTACATGACGGGGCAGGAACTGCTCGTGGACGGCGGCTGGAGCATCTGA
- a CDS encoding twin-arginine translocase TatA/TatE family subunit → MGPLEIILIVVVIALIFGARKLPELGKGLGQGIKEFKKETHEPVAPVTDVASRQLDPVTGAPIVTEQAAPVTERRN, encoded by the coding sequence ATGGGACCCCTCGAAATCATCCTGATCGTTGTCGTCATCGCCCTGATCTTCGGCGCCCGCAAACTCCCGGAACTCGGCAAGGGCCTCGGGCAGGGCATCAAGGAATTCAAGAAGGAAACGCACGAGCCGGTCGCGCCCGTCACGGACGTCGCCTCGCGTCAGCTGGATCCCGTGACGGGCGCGCCCATCGTCACCGAGCAGGCCGCGCCCGTCACCGAACGGCGCAACTGA
- the tatC gene encoding twin-arginine translocase subunit TatC: protein MTADPNANLKSAPLFDHLEELRKRIVISAVFLVIGMIAAFQYRLQLLELVKVPLNASVLYQQDKVQLVTLNLTDQFILSLNLSFWAGLAIALPFILSQVWAFIAPGLYDHERRWALPFIIGAGFSFIVGAIFGYTLVLPTMVRFLLDFLNGAVTPILSLGSYIGTVTTFLVAFGLSFELPILAVILTRIGIVNHVLLRKGWRVALVVIMVFAAIITPTPDPTSMLIVAVPLYVLYELGVVLSRAFRLPPIEESTDETPALGL from the coding sequence ATGACCGCCGATCCGAACGCCAACCTGAAAAGCGCGCCGCTGTTCGACCACCTCGAGGAACTGCGTAAACGCATCGTGATCAGCGCGGTCTTCCTGGTGATCGGCATGATTGCCGCGTTCCAGTACCGTCTGCAACTGCTGGAACTGGTGAAGGTGCCCCTGAACGCCTCGGTGCTGTACCAGCAGGACAAGGTGCAGCTGGTCACGCTGAACCTGACCGATCAGTTCATCCTGAGCCTGAACCTCTCGTTCTGGGCGGGACTGGCGATCGCGCTGCCGTTCATCCTGTCGCAGGTGTGGGCGTTCATCGCGCCGGGCCTGTACGACCACGAGCGCCGCTGGGCGCTGCCGTTCATCATCGGGGCGGGCTTCTCGTTCATCGTGGGCGCGATCTTCGGGTACACGCTGGTCCTGCCGACCATGGTGCGCTTCCTGCTGGACTTCCTGAACGGCGCGGTCACACCGATCCTCAGTCTGGGCAGTTACATCGGGACGGTCACGACCTTCCTGGTGGCGTTCGGCCTGTCGTTCGAACTACCGATCCTGGCCGTGATCCTGACCCGCATCGGCATCGTGAACCACGTGCTGCTGCGCAAGGGCTGGCGGGTCGCGCTGGTCGTGATCATGGTGTTCGCCGCGATCATCACGCCCACCCCGGACCCCACGAGCATGCTGATCGTGGCCGTGCCGCTGTACGTGCTGTACGAACTGGGCGTGGTCCTGTCCCGCGCGTTCCGCCTGCCGCCCATCGAGGAGAGCACCGACGAGACGCCCGCCCTGGGTCTGTAA